A genomic region of Zalophus californianus isolate mZalCal1 chromosome 1, mZalCal1.pri.v2, whole genome shotgun sequence contains the following coding sequences:
- the TUSC2 gene encoding tumor suppressor candidate 2 yields the protein MGASGSKARGLWPFASAAGGGGPESAVAEQALVRPRGRVVPPFVFTRRGSMFYDEDGDLAHEFYEETIVTKNGQKRAKLRRVHKNLIPQGIVKLDPPRIHVDFPVILYEV from the exons ATGGGCGCCAGCGGCTCCAAAGCTCGGGGCCTGTGGCCCTTCGCCTcggcggcggggggcggaggCCCGGAGTCGGCAGTCGCTGAGCAAGCTTTGGTGCGGCCGCGAGGCCGAGTCGTGCCCCCCTTCGTATTCACGCGCCGCGG CTCCATGTTCTATGATGAGGATGGGGATCTGGCTCACGAGTTCTACGAGGAGACAATCGTCACCAAGAACGGGCAGAAGCGGGCCAAGCTGAGGCGGGTGCATAAGAACCTGATTCCTCAG GGCATCGTGAAGCTGGATCCTCCCCGCATCCACGTGGATTTTCCTGTGATCCTCTATGAGGTGTGA
- the RASSF1 gene encoding ras association domain-containing protein 1 isoform X3, whose amino-acid sequence MRRSGEGRGEVKGELLSPHWVDTGFDLGREVSDGSLGSGIDCKFTCHYRCRALVCLDCCGPRDLGWEPALELDTNVDEPVEWETPDLSQAEVEQKIKEYNSQINSNLFMSLNKDGSYTGFIKVQLKLVRPVSVPSSKKPPSLQDARRGPGRGTAVRRRTSFYLPKDAVKHLHVLSRTRAREVIEALLRKFLVVDDPRKFALFERSERHGQVYLRKLSDDEQPLRLRLLAGPSEKALSFVLKENDSGEVNWDAFSMPELHNFLRILQREEEEHLRQILKKYSYCRQKIQEALHACPLG is encoded by the exons ATGAGGCGTTctggtgaggggaggggggaggtgaaAGGAGAATTGCTTTCGCCACATTGGGTTGACACGGGCTTTGATCTGGGGAGGGAGGTCAGCGATGGAAGCCTTGGATCTGGGATAG ATTGCAAGTTCACATGCCACTACCGTTGCCGCGCGCTTGTCTGCCTGGACTGCTGCGGGCCCCGGGACCTGGGCTGGGAACCTGCGCTGGAGCTGGACACGAACGTG GACGAACCTGTGGAGTGGGAGACACCTGACCTTTCTCAGGCTGAGGTTGAACAGAAGATCAAGGAGTACAATAGCCAGATCAACAGCAACCTCTTCATGAGCCTG AACAAGGATGGCTCCTACACAGGCTTCATCAAGGTTCAGCTGAAGCTGGTGCGCCCTGTCTCAGTGCCCTCCAGCAAGAAGCCACCCTCCTTGCAGGATGCCAGGCGGGGCCCAGGGCGGGGCACTGCTGTGAGGCGCCGTACCTCCTTCTACCTGCCCAAGGATGCTGTCAAGCACCTGCATGTGTTGTCACGCACGCGGGCACGTGAGGTCATTGAGGCCCTACTTCGCAAATTCTTGGTGGTGGATGACCCCCGCAAGTTTGCTCTCTTTGAGCGGTCTGAACGCCATGGCCAAG TGTACCTCCGGAAGCTGTCAGATGATGAGCAGCCCCTGCGGCTGCGGCTCCTTGCAGGGCCTAGCGAGAAGGCCCTAAGCTTTGTCCTCAAGGAGAATGACTCTGGGGAGGTAAAT TGGGATGCCTTCAGCATGCCTGAACTACACAACTTCCTGCGCATCCTGCAGCGGGAAGAAGAGGAACACCTCCGCCAGATCCTGAAAAAGTACTCCTATTGCCGTCAGAAGATTCAGGAGGCCCTGCACGCCTGCCCCCTGGGGTGA
- the RASSF1 gene encoding ras association domain-containing protein 1 isoform X1, which yields MQGEKQREGRDSARAPPTPRARHPTPPAGPHSPGARVSIALLAPSLSRRPARIPGAVPHRGPPRGPARPALARAQSRRQSGPDPAMSTEPELIELRELEPARRSGPSRTRLERANALRIAPGTARNATRQLVAGRGHHFQPAGPATHTWCDLCGEFIWGVVRKGLQCAHCKFTCHYRCRALVCLDCCGPRDLGWEPALELDTNVDEPVEWETPDLSQAEVEQKIKEYNSQINSNLFMSLNKDGSYTGFIKVQLKLVRPVSVPSSKKPPSLQDARRGPGRGTAVRRRTSFYLPKDAVKHLHVLSRTRAREVIEALLRKFLVVDDPRKFALFERSERHGQVYLRKLSDDEQPLRLRLLAGPSEKALSFVLKENDSGEVNWDAFSMPELHNFLRILQREEEEHLRQILKKYSYCRQKIQEALHACPLG from the exons ATGCAGGGAGAAAAGCAAAGGGAGGGCCGGGACTCTGCGagagcgccccccaccccacgcgCTCGCCACCCGACTCCGCCTGCGGGCCCACACAGCCCGGGCGCCCGGGTTTCCATTGCGCTGCTCGCCCCGTCTCTCTCCCGCCGCCCTGCCCGGATCCCGGGGGCGGTGCCGCATCGCGGcccgccccgcggccccgcccgccccgcgctCGCTCGCGCCCAGAGCCGTCGGCAGTCCGGGCCCGACCCGGCCATGTCCACGGAACCTGAGCTCATTGAACTGAGGGAACTGGAACCCGCGCGGCGCTCCGGCCCGAGCCGCACCCGGCTGGAGCGCGCGAACGCGCTGCGCATCGCGCCCGGCACCGCGCGCAATGCGACACGGCAGCTGGTCGCGGGCCGCGGCCACCACTTCCAGCCCGCGGGGCCCGCCACGCACACGTGGTGCGACCTCTGCGGCGAGTTCATCTGGGGCGTCGTGCGCAAGGGCCTGCAGTGCGCGC ATTGCAAGTTCACATGCCACTACCGTTGCCGCGCGCTTGTCTGCCTGGACTGCTGCGGGCCCCGGGACCTGGGCTGGGAACCTGCGCTGGAGCTGGACACGAACGTG GACGAACCTGTGGAGTGGGAGACACCTGACCTTTCTCAGGCTGAGGTTGAACAGAAGATCAAGGAGTACAATAGCCAGATCAACAGCAACCTCTTCATGAGCCTG AACAAGGATGGCTCCTACACAGGCTTCATCAAGGTTCAGCTGAAGCTGGTGCGCCCTGTCTCAGTGCCCTCCAGCAAGAAGCCACCCTCCTTGCAGGATGCCAGGCGGGGCCCAGGGCGGGGCACTGCTGTGAGGCGCCGTACCTCCTTCTACCTGCCCAAGGATGCTGTCAAGCACCTGCATGTGTTGTCACGCACGCGGGCACGTGAGGTCATTGAGGCCCTACTTCGCAAATTCTTGGTGGTGGATGACCCCCGCAAGTTTGCTCTCTTTGAGCGGTCTGAACGCCATGGCCAAG TGTACCTCCGGAAGCTGTCAGATGATGAGCAGCCCCTGCGGCTGCGGCTCCTTGCAGGGCCTAGCGAGAAGGCCCTAAGCTTTGTCCTCAAGGAGAATGACTCTGGGGAGGTAAAT TGGGATGCCTTCAGCATGCCTGAACTACACAACTTCCTGCGCATCCTGCAGCGGGAAGAAGAGGAACACCTCCGCCAGATCCTGAAAAAGTACTCCTATTGCCGTCAGAAGATTCAGGAGGCCCTGCACGCCTGCCCCCTGGGGTGA
- the RASSF1 gene encoding ras association domain-containing protein 1 isoform X2, translated as MGEADAGTPSFEMTWSSTTSSGYCSQEDSDSELEQYFTARTSLARRPRRDQDEPVEWETPDLSQAEVEQKIKEYNSQINSNLFMSLNKDGSYTGFIKVQLKLVRPVSVPSSKKPPSLQDARRGPGRGTAVRRRTSFYLPKDAVKHLHVLSRTRAREVIEALLRKFLVVDDPRKFALFERSERHGQVYLRKLSDDEQPLRLRLLAGPSEKALSFVLKENDSGEVNWDAFSMPELHNFLRILQREEEEHLRQILKKYSYCRQKIQEALHACPLG; from the exons ATGGGCGAGGCGGATGCGGGGACGCCTTCTTTCGAGATGACCTGGAGCAGCACAACAAGCAGTGGCTACTGCAGCCAGGAGGACTCAGACTCGGAGCTCGAGCAGTACTTCACGGCGCGTACCTCACTGGCGCGCAGGCCGCGTCGGGACCAG GACGAACCTGTGGAGTGGGAGACACCTGACCTTTCTCAGGCTGAGGTTGAACAGAAGATCAAGGAGTACAATAGCCAGATCAACAGCAACCTCTTCATGAGCCTG AACAAGGATGGCTCCTACACAGGCTTCATCAAGGTTCAGCTGAAGCTGGTGCGCCCTGTCTCAGTGCCCTCCAGCAAGAAGCCACCCTCCTTGCAGGATGCCAGGCGGGGCCCAGGGCGGGGCACTGCTGTGAGGCGCCGTACCTCCTTCTACCTGCCCAAGGATGCTGTCAAGCACCTGCATGTGTTGTCACGCACGCGGGCACGTGAGGTCATTGAGGCCCTACTTCGCAAATTCTTGGTGGTGGATGACCCCCGCAAGTTTGCTCTCTTTGAGCGGTCTGAACGCCATGGCCAAG TGTACCTCCGGAAGCTGTCAGATGATGAGCAGCCCCTGCGGCTGCGGCTCCTTGCAGGGCCTAGCGAGAAGGCCCTAAGCTTTGTCCTCAAGGAGAATGACTCTGGGGAGGTAAAT TGGGATGCCTTCAGCATGCCTGAACTACACAACTTCCTGCGCATCCTGCAGCGGGAAGAAGAGGAACACCTCCGCCAGATCCTGAAAAAGTACTCCTATTGCCGTCAGAAGATTCAGGAGGCCCTGCACGCCTGCCCCCTGGGGTGA
- the ZMYND10 gene encoding zinc finger MYND domain-containing protein 10 isoform X2, which produces MGDLELLLPGEADVLIPTLVEELIAVEMWKQKVFPVLCRLEDFKPQNTFPIYMVLHHEASIINLLETVFFHKEVCESAEDTVLDLVDYCHRKLTLLVARSGRGGPPEEEESQYSTPIQELQKQAELMEFEIALKALSVLRYITDCVDSLSLSTLNRMLTTHNLPCLLVELLEHSPWRRQEGGKLQQFEGGRWQTVAPSEQQKLSKLDGQVWIALYNLLLNPEARARYCLTSFAKGQLLKLRAFLTDILLDQLPNLADLQGFLAHLALTETQLPKKDLVLEQIPEIWERLERDNRGKWQAIAKHQLRHIFSPSEQDLRLQARRWAETYRLDVLEAVTPERPRCAFCSAEASKRCSRCQNEWYCCRECQVKHWEKHGKACVPAAQGDRAK; this is translated from the exons ATGGGCGACCTGGAGCTGCTACTGCCGGGGGAGGCTGACGTGCTG ATCCCAACGCTGGTGGAGGAGCTGATCGCAGTGGAGATGTGGAAGCAGAAGGTGTTCCCTGTGCTGTGCAGGCTGGAGGACTTCAAGCCCCAGAACACTTTTCCCATATACATGGTG CTACACCACGAGGCCTCCATCATCAACCTTCTGGAAACAGTGTTCTTCCACAAG gAGGTGTGTGAGTCAGCAGAGGACACTGTCTTGGACCTGGTAGACTACTGCCACCGAAAACTGACTCTTTTGGTGGCCCGGAGTGGCCGTGGTGGCCCTCCTGAGGAGGAGGAGTCCCAGTACAGCACCCCCATACAG gagctgCAGAAGCAGGCAGAGCTGATGGAGTTTGAGATCGCATTGAAGGCCCTTTCGGTGCTGCGCTACATCACAGACTGTGTGGACAG CCTTTCCTTGAGCACCTTGAACCGCATGCTCACTACCCACAACTTGCCCTGCCTCCTGGTGGAACTGCTGGAACACAGTCCCTGGAGGCGGCAGGAAGGAG GCAAGCTGCAGCAATTTGAGGGTGGCCGTTGGCAGACAGTGGCCCCCTCGGAGCAGCAAAAGCTGAGCAAGCTAGATGGGCAGGTGTGGATCGCTCTGTACAACCTGCTACTAAACCCTGAAGCCCGGGCTCGCTACTGCCTCACCAGCTTTGCCAAGGGACAACTACTCAAG CTTCGGGCCTTCCTCACAGACATACTGCTTGACCAGCTGCCCAACCTGGCAGACCTGCAGGGTTTCCTGGCCCACCTGGCCCTGACTGAAACGCAGCTCCCTAAGAAGGACCTGGTGTTGGAGCAG ATCCCAGAAATCTGGGAGCGGCTAGAGAGAGACAACAGAGGCAAGTGGCAGGCGATTGCCAAGCACCAGCTGAGGCACATATTCAGCCCCTCAGAGCAGGACTTGCGGCTGCAGGCAAGAAG ATGGGCTGAGACCTACAGGCTGGACGTCCTAGAGGCAGTAACTCCAGAGCGGCCCCGCTGTGCCTTCTGCAGTGCAGAGGCCTCCAAACGCTGCTCACGGTGCCAGAATGAATGGTATTGCTGCAG GGAGTGCCAAGTCAAGCACTGGGAGAAGCATGGAAAGGCTTGTGTCCCGGCAGCTCAAGGTGACAGAGCCAAGTAA
- the ZMYND10 gene encoding zinc finger MYND domain-containing protein 10 isoform X1, with product MGDLELLLPGEADVLVRGLRSFPLREMGSGGWNQQHENLEKLNMQAILDATASQGEPIQELLVTHGKIPTLVEELIAVEMWKQKVFPVLCRLEDFKPQNTFPIYMVLHHEASIINLLETVFFHKEVCESAEDTVLDLVDYCHRKLTLLVARSGRGGPPEEEESQYSTPIQELQKQAELMEFEIALKALSVLRYITDCVDSLSLSTLNRMLTTHNLPCLLVELLEHSPWRRQEGGKLQQFEGGRWQTVAPSEQQKLSKLDGQVWIALYNLLLNPEARARYCLTSFAKGQLLKLRAFLTDILLDQLPNLADLQGFLAHLALTETQLPKKDLVLEQIPEIWERLERDNRGKWQAIAKHQLRHIFSPSEQDLRLQARRWAETYRLDVLEAVTPERPRCAFCSAEASKRCSRCQNEWYCCRECQVKHWEKHGKACVPAAQGDRAK from the exons ATGGGCGACCTGGAGCTGCTACTGCCGGGGGAGGCTGACGTGCTGGTGCGGGGGCTGCGCAGCTTCCCGCTGCGCGAGATGGGCTCCGGAGG GTGGAACCAGCAGCATGAGAACCTGGAGAAGCTGAACATGCAGGCTATCCTTGATGCTACAGCCAGCCAGGGGGAGCCCATCCAGGAGCTGCTGGTCACCCATGGGAAG ATCCCAACGCTGGTGGAGGAGCTGATCGCAGTGGAGATGTGGAAGCAGAAGGTGTTCCCTGTGCTGTGCAGGCTGGAGGACTTCAAGCCCCAGAACACTTTTCCCATATACATGGTG CTACACCACGAGGCCTCCATCATCAACCTTCTGGAAACAGTGTTCTTCCACAAG gAGGTGTGTGAGTCAGCAGAGGACACTGTCTTGGACCTGGTAGACTACTGCCACCGAAAACTGACTCTTTTGGTGGCCCGGAGTGGCCGTGGTGGCCCTCCTGAGGAGGAGGAGTCCCAGTACAGCACCCCCATACAG gagctgCAGAAGCAGGCAGAGCTGATGGAGTTTGAGATCGCATTGAAGGCCCTTTCGGTGCTGCGCTACATCACAGACTGTGTGGACAG CCTTTCCTTGAGCACCTTGAACCGCATGCTCACTACCCACAACTTGCCCTGCCTCCTGGTGGAACTGCTGGAACACAGTCCCTGGAGGCGGCAGGAAGGAG GCAAGCTGCAGCAATTTGAGGGTGGCCGTTGGCAGACAGTGGCCCCCTCGGAGCAGCAAAAGCTGAGCAAGCTAGATGGGCAGGTGTGGATCGCTCTGTACAACCTGCTACTAAACCCTGAAGCCCGGGCTCGCTACTGCCTCACCAGCTTTGCCAAGGGACAACTACTCAAG CTTCGGGCCTTCCTCACAGACATACTGCTTGACCAGCTGCCCAACCTGGCAGACCTGCAGGGTTTCCTGGCCCACCTGGCCCTGACTGAAACGCAGCTCCCTAAGAAGGACCTGGTGTTGGAGCAG ATCCCAGAAATCTGGGAGCGGCTAGAGAGAGACAACAGAGGCAAGTGGCAGGCGATTGCCAAGCACCAGCTGAGGCACATATTCAGCCCCTCAGAGCAGGACTTGCGGCTGCAGGCAAGAAG ATGGGCTGAGACCTACAGGCTGGACGTCCTAGAGGCAGTAACTCCAGAGCGGCCCCGCTGTGCCTTCTGCAGTGCAGAGGCCTCCAAACGCTGCTCACGGTGCCAGAATGAATGGTATTGCTGCAG GGAGTGCCAAGTCAAGCACTGGGAGAAGCATGGAAAGGCTTGTGTCCCGGCAGCTCAAGGTGACAGAGCCAAGTAA
- the ZMYND10 gene encoding zinc finger MYND domain-containing protein 10 isoform X3, protein MWKQKVFPVLCRLEDFKPQNTFPIYMVLHHEASIINLLETVFFHKEVCESAEDTVLDLVDYCHRKLTLLVARSGRGGPPEEEESQYSTPIQELQKQAELMEFEIALKALSVLRYITDCVDSLSLSTLNRMLTTHNLPCLLVELLEHSPWRRQEGGKLQQFEGGRWQTVAPSEQQKLSKLDGQVWIALYNLLLNPEARARYCLTSFAKGQLLKLRAFLTDILLDQLPNLADLQGFLAHLALTETQLPKKDLVLEQIPEIWERLERDNRGKWQAIAKHQLRHIFSPSEQDLRLQARRWAETYRLDVLEAVTPERPRCAFCSAEASKRCSRCQNEWYCCRECQVKHWEKHGKACVPAAQGDRAK, encoded by the exons ATGTGGAAGCAGAAGGTGTTCCCTGTGCTGTGCAGGCTGGAGGACTTCAAGCCCCAGAACACTTTTCCCATATACATGGTG CTACACCACGAGGCCTCCATCATCAACCTTCTGGAAACAGTGTTCTTCCACAAG gAGGTGTGTGAGTCAGCAGAGGACACTGTCTTGGACCTGGTAGACTACTGCCACCGAAAACTGACTCTTTTGGTGGCCCGGAGTGGCCGTGGTGGCCCTCCTGAGGAGGAGGAGTCCCAGTACAGCACCCCCATACAG gagctgCAGAAGCAGGCAGAGCTGATGGAGTTTGAGATCGCATTGAAGGCCCTTTCGGTGCTGCGCTACATCACAGACTGTGTGGACAG CCTTTCCTTGAGCACCTTGAACCGCATGCTCACTACCCACAACTTGCCCTGCCTCCTGGTGGAACTGCTGGAACACAGTCCCTGGAGGCGGCAGGAAGGAG GCAAGCTGCAGCAATTTGAGGGTGGCCGTTGGCAGACAGTGGCCCCCTCGGAGCAGCAAAAGCTGAGCAAGCTAGATGGGCAGGTGTGGATCGCTCTGTACAACCTGCTACTAAACCCTGAAGCCCGGGCTCGCTACTGCCTCACCAGCTTTGCCAAGGGACAACTACTCAAG CTTCGGGCCTTCCTCACAGACATACTGCTTGACCAGCTGCCCAACCTGGCAGACCTGCAGGGTTTCCTGGCCCACCTGGCCCTGACTGAAACGCAGCTCCCTAAGAAGGACCTGGTGTTGGAGCAG ATCCCAGAAATCTGGGAGCGGCTAGAGAGAGACAACAGAGGCAAGTGGCAGGCGATTGCCAAGCACCAGCTGAGGCACATATTCAGCCCCTCAGAGCAGGACTTGCGGCTGCAGGCAAGAAG ATGGGCTGAGACCTACAGGCTGGACGTCCTAGAGGCAGTAACTCCAGAGCGGCCCCGCTGTGCCTTCTGCAGTGCAGAGGCCTCCAAACGCTGCTCACGGTGCCAGAATGAATGGTATTGCTGCAG GGAGTGCCAAGTCAAGCACTGGGAGAAGCATGGAAAGGCTTGTGTCCCGGCAGCTCAAGGTGACAGAGCCAAGTAA
- the NPRL2 gene encoding GATOR complex protein NPRL2 encodes MRSKQKCHTQDSYSTRPQCLRCPHDLAERIQEVPAPATTLRGISRLLGWQELMAGSFCDTGVQAPGTTDLGPASAMGSGCRIECIFFSEFHPTLGPKITYQVPEDFISRELFDTVQVYIITKPELQNKLITVTAMEKKLIGCPVCIEHKKYSRNALLFNLGFVCDAQAKTCALEPIVKKLAGYLTTLELESSFVSTEESKQKLVPIMTILLEELNASGRCTLPIDESNTIHLKVIEQRPDPPVAQEYDVPVFTKDKEDFFNSQWDLTTQQILPYIDGFRHVQKISAEADVELNLVRIAIQNLLYYGVVTLVSILQYSNVYCPTPKVQDLVDDKSLQEACLSYVTKQGHKRASLRDVFQLYCSLSPGTTVRDLIGRHPQQLQRVDERKLIQFGLMKNLIRRLQKYPVRVSREERSHPARLYTGCHSYDEICCKTGMSYHELDERLENDPNIIICWK; translated from the exons ATGAGGAGCAAGCAAAAATGTCACACACAAGACTCCTATTCTACACGGCCCCAGTGCCTGAGGTGTCCCCATGACTTGGCTGAGAGAATCCAGGAGGTCCCAGCCCCAGCTACTACACTGAGGGGCATATCCAGGCTTCTAGGCTGGCAGGAGCTCATGGCTGGATCCTTTTGCGATACAG GGGTCCAGGCGCCAGGCACTACAGACCTGGGCCCTGCTAGCGCCATGGGCAGCGGCTGCCGCATCGAATGCATATTCTTCAGCGAGTTCCACCCCACGCTGGGACCCAAGATCACCTATCAG GTCCCTGAAGATTTCATCTCCCGGGAGCTGTTTGACACAGTCCAGGTGTACATCATCACCAAGCCAGAGCTGCAGAACAAGCTCATCACTGT CACAGCCATGGAGAAGAAACTGATCGGCTGCCCTGTGTGCATTGAACACAAGAAGTACAGCCGCAATGCCCTGCTTTTCAACCTAGGCTTTGTGTGTGATGCCCAGGCCAAGACCTGTGCCCTTGAGCCCATCGTCAAAAAGCTGGCTGGCTACCTGACCACACTGGAG CTAGAGAGCAGCTTCGTGTCGACGGAGGAGAGCAAGCAGAAGTTGGTGCCCATCATGACCATCTTGCTGGAGGAGCTAAATGCCTCAGGCCGGTGCACTCTGCCCATCG ATGAGTCCAACACCATCCACTTGAAGGTGATTGAGCAGCGGCCTGACCCTCCTGTGGCACAGGAGTATGATGTGCCTGTCTTTACCAAGGACAAGGAAGACTTCTTCAACTCACAGTGGGACCTCACCACACAACAG ATCCTGCCCTATATTGATGGCTTCCGCCATGTGCAGAAGATCTCAGCCGAGGCAGATGTGGAGCTAAACCTGGTGCGCATCGCCATCCAGAACTTGCT GTATTATGGCGTTGTGACACTGGTGTCCATCCTCCAG TATTCCAACGTGTACTGCCCGACACCCAAGGTCCAGGACCTGGTAGATGACAAGTCCCTGCAAGAGGCGTGTTTATCTTATGTGACCAAACAAG GGCACAAGAGGGCCAGTCTCCGGGATGTGTTCCAGCTGTACTGCAGCCTGAGCCCTGGCACGACTGTGAGAGACCTCATTGGCCGCCACCCCCAGCAGCTGCAGCGCGTTGATGAACG GAAGCTGATCCAGTTTGGGCTTATGAAGAACCTCATCCGCCGACTACAGAAGTACCCTGTGCGGGTGTCTCGGGAGGAGCGGAGCCACCCTGCCCGGCTTTACACAGGCTGCCACAGCTATGATGAGATCTGTTGCAAGACAG GCATGAGCTACCACGAGCTTGATGAACGGCTGGAAAATGACCCCAACATCATCATCTGCTGGAAGTGA
- the LOC113916583 gene encoding cytochrome b561 domain-containing protein 2: protein MALSVETESHIYRALRTASGAAAHLVALGFTIFVAVLARPGSSLFSWHPTLMSLAFSFLMTEALLVFSPESSLLRSLSRKGRARCHWVLQLLALLCALLGLGLVILHKEQLGKAHLATWHGRAGLIAVLWAGLQCLGGVGLLYPKLLPRWPLAKLKLYHATSGLVGYLLGSASLLLGMCSLWFTATVTGGVWYLAVLCPVITSLVIMNQVSNAYLYRKRIQP from the exons ATGGCCCTTTCTGTGGAGACCGAGTCGCACATCTACAGAGCTCTGCGCACTGCCTCTGGGGCTGCTGCCCACCTTGTGGCCCTGGGTTTTACCATCTTTGTGGCTGTGCTTGCCAGGCCTGGCTCCA GTCTGTTCTCCTGGCACCCCACGCTTATGTCTCTGGCT TTCTCCTTCCTGATGACCGAGGCACTGCTGGTGTTCTCTCCGGAGAGTTCGCTGCTGCGCTCCCTCTCGCGGAAGGGCCGAGCACGCTGCCACTGGGTCCTGCAGCTGCTGGCCCTGCTGTGTGCACTGCTGGGCCTAGGTCTTGTCATCCTCCACAAGGAACAGCTTGGCAAAGCCCACCTGGCCACGTGGCATGGGCGGGCAGGGCTGATAGCTGTGCTGTGGGCAGGCTTACAATgcttgggtggggtggggctgctcTACCCTAAACTGCTGCCCCGATGGCCCCTGGCTAAGCTCAAGCTGTACCATGCCACTTCTGGGCTAGTGGGCTACCTTCTGGGTAGTGCCAGCCTCTTGTTGGGCATGTGTTCACTCTGGTTCACTGCCACAGTCACTGGTGGGGTCTGGTATCTGGCTGTGCTGTGCCCTGTCATTACCAGCTTGGTCATCATGAATCAGGTGAGCAACGCCTACCTGTATCGCAAAAGGATCCAGCCATGA
- the TMEM115 gene encoding transmembrane protein 115 yields the protein MQRALPGARQHLGAILASASVVVKTLCAAVLFLYLLSFAVDTGCLAVTPGYLFPPNFWIWTLATHGLMEQHVWDVAISLATVVVAGRLLEPLWGALELLIFFSVVNVSVGLLGAFAYLLTYMASFNLVYLFTIRIHGALGFLGGVLVALKQTMGDCVVLRVPQVRVSVVPMLLLGLLLLLRLATLLQSPALASYGFGLLSSWVYLRFYQRHSRGRGDMADHFAFATFFPEILQPVVGLLANLVHSLLVKVKICQKTVKRYDVGAPSSITISLPGTDPQDAERRRQLALKALNERLKRVEDQSVWPSMDDDEEEAGAKVDSLLPSDKAPTLPGKGAAPESSLITFEAAPPKL from the exons ATGCAGCGCGCCCTACCGGGCGCCCGCCAGCACTTGGGGGCCATCCTGGCCAGCGCCAGCGTGGTGGTAAAGACCCTGTGCGCGGCAGTACTCTTCCTCTACCTGCTGTCCTTCGCCGTGGACACGGGCTGCCTGGCGGTCACCCCAGGCTACCTCTTTCCGCCCAATTTCTGGATCTGGACCCTGGCCACCCATGGGCTGATGGAACAGCACGTGTGGGATGTGGCCATCAGCCTGGCCACAGTGGTGGTGGCTGGACGTTTGCTGGAGCCCCTCTGGGGAGCCTTGGAGCTGCTCATCTTCTTCTCAGTGGTGAACGTGTCTGTGGGGCTGCTGGGGGCCTTCGCCTACCTCCTCACCTACATGGCTTCCTTCAACTTGGTCTACCTTTTCACTATCCGCATCCACGGAGCCCTGGGCTTCCTAGGTGGCGTCCTGGTGGCACTCAAGCAAACCATGGGGGACTGCGTGGTCCTGCGTGTGCCGCAGGTGCGCGTCAGCGTGGTGCCCATgctgctgctggggctgctgcTACTGTTGAGGCTGGCCACGCTGCTCCAGAGCCCAGCACTGGCCTCCTATGGCTTTGGGCTGCTCTCCAGTTGGGTGTATCTCCGCTTCTACCAGCGCCATAGCCGAGGTCGAGGGGACATGGCTGACCACTTTGCTTTTGCCACCTTCTTCCCTGAGATCCTGCAGCCTGTGGTGGGGCTGTTGGCGAACTTGGTGCACAGTCTCCTGGTGAAGGTAAAGATATGCCAGAAGACAGTGAAGCGCTATGATGTAGGTGCCCCATCTTCCATCACCATCAGCCTCCCAGGCACAGACCCTCAGGATGCGGAGCGGAGAAG GCAACTGGCCCTAAAGGCCCTCAACGAGCGGCTGAAGAGAGTGGAGGACCAGTCCGTCTGGCCAAGCATGGACGACGATGAAGAGGAGGCAGGGGCCAAGGTGGATAGCCTGCTACCCTCAGACAAGGCCCCCACACTCCCAGGAAAGGGGGCTGCCCCAGAATCCAGCCTGATCACCTTTGAGGCAGCTCCCCCGAAGCTGTAA